The following proteins are encoded in a genomic region of Ovis canadensis isolate MfBH-ARS-UI-01 breed Bighorn chromosome 16, ARS-UI_OviCan_v2, whole genome shotgun sequence:
- the SERF1B gene encoding small EDRK-rich factor 1 produces the protein MARGNQRELARQKNMKKSQEISKGKRKEDSLTTSQRKQRDSEIMQQKQKAANERKSMQTKEK, from the exons ATGGCCC GTGGAAATCAACGAGAACTTGCCCGCCAGAAAAACATGAAGAAATCCCAGGAAATTagtaagggaaaaagaaaagaagatagcCTGACTACCTCTCAGAGGAAGCAGCG GGACTCTGAGATCATGCAACAAAAGCAGAAGGCAGCCAATGAGAGGAAGTCTAtgcaaacaaaagagaaataa